The DNA segment AGTCGCTTCGAGCATGGGCATGCTGGTGGCATGATCGCTATGGATGTCTTGTCCCGCATGGGGGTGAGCGCTGAGGAGATCGCTTTGATCATAGGGGCTATCGGCAATCATGAGGAGGAGACGGGGGATCCCGTAAGCGAAGTATCGGCTGCCCTGATCATCGCCGATAAATCTGATGTGCACCGGACGCGGGTTCGCAATCTGAACCCGACCGCCTTCGACATCCACGACCGGGTCAACTACGCCAGTGAGCGTAGCTTTGTACGCGTTGACGATGAGACCAAACGTGTGGCCCTGGAGCTAACCATCGACGTTCAGATTGCGGCAATCATGGAATACTTCGAGATCTTCCTTTCAAGGATGCTTTTTATCAAGAAGGCGGTAGCCTTCCTTAACTGTGAGTTCGAGTTAATCATCAACAAGAGCCGTATCTTGTAAGTTATCCCCCTCAGCCCTTCGCTGCTTCTAATCGTTAAGCCTCCGCTGGTGTCTCCAGCGTAGCTATATAACTTCACTAAAAGAGGGATGATGATGAAGATTGTCCGTTTTGTCAGCCGTGGATCGTCCGTCTATGGTGTGCTTGAGGGTTCAGTTATCCTGGGCCTGGAGGGCGATATCCTGGGCCAATTTCAGCGTGGTGAACCGATAGGGCAGGTGGACGAGGTGACCGTCCTGGCTCCCTGCCAGCCCAGCAAGGTGATAGCTGTAGGATTGAATTACCGCGATCATGCTGAAGAGATGCGTGTGCCCCTCCCCTCAGAACCCATCATCTTCTTGAAGCCCTCCACGGCGGTGATTGGTCCTGAGGAAGCCGTCGTTCTTCCCCGCATGGCCACACAAGTGGATTATGAGGGTGAACTGGCTGTGGTCATCGGGCGGCGAGCGAAAAACATCAGTGTCAAAGAGGCCCAGGACTACATCCTGGGCTTCACTTGTGGCAACGATGTGACGGCGCGTGATCTACAAAAGAAGGATGGTCAATGGACTCGGGCGAAATCATTCGATACTTTTTGTCCCTTGGGTCCCTACCTTGTGACCGACATCGATGTCAGCAACCTGCCTCTACAGGTGAGGGTGAATGGTCAGATACGGCAATCCTCCACCACAGCTAACCTGGTCTTCAGAGTGGATGAGCTGGTCAGCTTTATTTCCCAGGTGATGACACTCCTGCCGGGTGATGTTATTCTGAGTGGTACACCGGCCGGAGTAGGGGCCCTGCATCCTGGGGATACCGTTGAGGTGGAGATTGGGGGTATTGGCCTCCTGCGCAACCACGTGGTAATGGGCCAATAGCCCCCCCGAAGACATTGCCCGGCTCAGGCGCTATGACTGGCGGCACCGCAGGGGGCTTTTTGAGGAGCTAAAGGCAGCTAAGCCAAAGGACGATGTGGAGCGTTTCCGCCGCTTCCTTTACCTGCGCAAGGCAAGCTACGGCAGCCGTGGGGTCAACTTCATGGAGGACAAGAAGGAGCGGGTTATCAGCCTGGATAGCTTTGAAAGGTGGCGGGAGCGGCTCAAAGGCGTGCATCTCCACACCGGCCCCTATGAGGAGCTGCTGGATAAGCATGATAGCCAGGACTCCTTCTTCTACCTTGACCCTCCCTATCCTGGCCACTGGCAGGGGGAGGAGCATGGCTTCACCCCGGAGCAGTGGGACCGCCTCATAGACAGGCTGAAGAGGCTCAAAGGCAAGTTCATCCTCTCCCTCTTCAGAGACATGGTGGAGACGCTGCCCTCTGGCTGGCACACCAGGCGGGTCAAGACTCGCCGTGCTCTGGGCCAGGACAATGTGGGCCGGGTGCTCCACCACTATGAATACCTGGCAGCCAACTTCCCCATCGACACCTCAGGCAAGAACGAGGAGGCTGAGGAGGCGCTTGCCAGGATTGGCCACCAGCCCTTCGGCAGCCAGGCCGGGAAGACCCGCCTTGCCTCTCGGATCGTGAAGATGATTCCACCGCACGAGACCTATGTGGAACCCTTTGCTGGCGGGGCGGCCGTGTTCTGGGCCAAGGAGCCTGCGGAAAAAGAGGTGCTCAATGATAAAGACCCGGAGATCGCCTTCGCCTATCGTTTCATCAAAGGGCTGACCGAGGAGCAGCTACAGAGGCTAAGGCGTTACGACTGGAGAAGAACCAAGCCCCTGTTCCAGAAGTTGAAAGAGTCTAAGCCAAGCGATGATGTTGAGCGCTTCAGGAAGTTCTACTACCTAGCAAAGGCAAGCTTTGGGGAGTCGCGGCAGACCTTTGGCAACGAGGGGGCAGATATTGATGTCGACAAGCTTCCGGCAGCCTCGGAGCGTCTGAAGAACGTGACCATTCTGAGTCAGGACTTTGAGCCTGTCGTCCAGCGCTTCGACAGCGCCGATACCTTCTTCTACCTTGACCCTCCCTACCCTGGCAGAAGCTTCAAGGGGGAGTTCCAGTTCGGCCTGGAGGACCTAGAGCGTCTGGTGCATGTGCTCAAAGACGTCAAGGGCAGGTTTATCTTGAGCCTGGGCGCAGAGCACAGGAAATACCTGCCTGTGTCCTGGTGGACAAAAAGGGTGCTGGTAAGACGCATGCTGTGGCTGCCCCAGACTGACAAAAGGCTCTCGCCCAACTACGAGCTCCTGGCCGCCAACTTCACCCCCAGCAGGGAGAGCCTGGAGGCTCTGGAGGCCGAGGCAGATGGAGCGCCCGATGAGGAGATGGTCAAGTTTCCTGAAACTACTGACTTCATGGTGGTGCCCGACTTCATCAGCCTGGTGGGGAGCGCCGTCACCGGAGAGGCCCCCGAAGACCTGGACATCCTCGTTCGGTCAGCGGTGCGGAGCGAGAGCCTGGAGGTGGCTATCAGGAAACAGCTCGACCCTGAGAAGCAAGGCTACCTGCACTTCATCTACGAGCCTGCTGGCCCCCACGACGACTATGTGCCATTGTGGGACCTGGTGGCATTGAAGAAGCCGGAGATCGAGGTGGTGGAAGTGGGGCTATCAAAGGGGCTGGCGCCAGGCAAGCCCTTCACCCCTTTGAAGACCGCAGGCGGCTACGGTGAGCTGGAGTTCTCGGTGGACGCCGCCGATAAGCTCTGGGAGACCTGGGGGCAGGGCTATGCGGATGTGGGCCTCGTAGTCTAGGAGAAGTTCGATGGCTATCGGCTCACCCTGCATCGCAAAGGCGACAGGGTCTTCGCCTTCTCCGAGGATGCCAGACGGGACGTCGTGGACGACCTGCCAGGTGTAGAGGAAGACCTCCAGGCCCTGCCCGACGGCGACTTCATCCTGGACAGCGAGCTACTCCTCTACGCTGAGGAGGTGACCCTGAACAACACCTACAAGCCTGGCGACAAGATAGAGCGCATGGACATGGCCTCCTTCCTGGACAGGAAGCCTGTGGGCAAGTTCCGGGCCGTCTGCCAGGCCTTAGATTGCCTCTACCTGGACGGCGAAGACCTGCACCAGAAGCCCCAGACGGAAAGGCTGGAGGCCATGCATAACCTGCTGAACCCGGTGGACACCCTGCACCTCAAAGAGGTGGAGAGCAGGCTGGTCCACACGAGGGAGGAGTTTCTGAAGGCGGTCAAGTGAGCGGCCTCCAGGCCCCACAGCGAGGGGGCCATGGTCAAGGTGGCCGACTCCGACTACCCTCTCACTGGGCGCTCCAGCAAGATAGCCAAGCTCAAGAACTTCAAGGAGATAAGGGGCAGGGTGGTGGAGAAGCGAAAGACTGAGGCGGGGGCCTATGTCTATGACATCGCCCTCTCCGACGGCTCGGTTATCGGCTCTACCTACGCCACCAGGCTGGAGGCGAATGTAGGCGACATCCTGGAGGTGCGGGCCGCCGAGGTCAAGGTGAAGGAAGAAGATGGCAGGAGGGTCTTCACCTGGGACAACCCCATCGTGGCCAGCCTTAAGCCCAGGGGCACCGCCCTGACTACCCCAGAGCAGGCCGAGGCGATGGCCAGGAAACGCAGGGGGATGGCGGTTGAGGATGAAGGCGAGACCAGGAGCGAGGCGGCGGAGAAGTTCTGGGCGGAGAGCTGGCACAGGTCGTTTCCGCCCTCGGGCAAGGGGGAGTTCGTCTACCACCACCACTGGCGTGGCCTGTCCGAGGAGGAGACAAAGCTAAGCGAAGAGGAGCTTCTTCAGACCGAGCACTCGGTGCACGGCGACCTGCGCCTCCAGTTCTCTGACGAGGCCCTCTTCGGCTTCACCGTCTTCCTGGGGACCACCGAGGAGGTGCGCAAGGCTGGCGGGGACCGCCTGGTGAACCTGCCTCCCGATGATAAGCTCCAGGGGGCCTGGAAGCTATCTCAGCCTGTTGCCTGGCTCAAGGTAGGCAGGGATAAGCCCATGGTGACCGCTCCAGGCGAGGTAGGGGCCACCTCGGAGAAGTATTCAAAGTTTCTTGCCCAGGACTGGGGCACCTACCAGATAGGGGTCTGGCGGGAGCACTTCTTCGAGCTATTCCTTAATGGCAAGAAGCTCAAAGGGCGCTACACCATGCAGTATGCCCCCGTGGGTGGCAGGAGAGTCTGGCTTATCGGCAAACCCAAAGACCAGACGCCCTACGCCGAGGCCAACAAGCTGGACGATGTGGTCAACGAGCTAAAGGGCAAAGGGCAGAGATACCTGGTTTGGGCCAGGCCGGGGGAAAAGCCAGAACTGATTGAGGTGGGGAAAGCGGAGCAGCTAACCTGTCCCAAATGCGGCGATACTTTAGAGCCAGGAGCGGCGAAGCTGAGCGATAATTTCCACGATGTCTTTCGCTGTCCAGGCTGTAAGCATATTTTCAGCCCGTGTGTGAGTCTAGGCTTGAACCTGTAGCCTACTGTAACGTTCTGGACTTTTGTTTACGAGATGTTCCTGCTTACTCGCCTGGAGCTCTATCCTGGACATATTTGAAACCAAGCTTTAAGGATAGCTCCGCCCTGGCGAGTTCCTTGCCAAGGTAAGCAGCGTGGTCTAGCTGTCCCACAAGCCCGTGCTCTATGGCCGTGCTGTAGAGGGAAGCGGCATCGTTGCCCTCCAGCACCAGGTTCAACTTGCCCCCCATCTGGTAATGTTCCAGGATAATGATGTCTCTGGCCCGGTCAACATAAACTATGAAGAAACCAACTTTATCCAGGGATAGCTTCCGGGCAGGTTGCGCTCTGATGTGTGCCACCTTTTCCACCGCTGCTGCTTCGGCCAAGCTGCCCGGGTTCTCGCTGACGCACCGTTCGATCTCTCGAACTATGGCACTGGTGTCTGTGCAACCTATCAGGTCAACAGGGGTTATTTGAGCCGTCAGTCGCTCCACTTGCGCTTCTGTTACATTCCTCAGCACAGGCCGATGGGCCGGAGTGCCGAGCACACGGTGCCCTTCGTCCATTCCATTCCGTAGCAACGCCAGAAGCGTCTGGCCAGGGAAGTGCCCCTGGGCATCCCCGCCACACAGCACAAGGAAGCGGATGTGGGGATTTGATACTAAATTCAGCACTATCTTCTCAATTCCAATGTTTTCGGTCTCTGTTTTGCCGACTATAGCCAGAGAAGTCTCGGGGGCCGCCTTAATTATCAGGTCGGGTAATTCTGTTGAGCCAAGGGTGGTGACCGCCACCGGCGCAGCAGGCGAACCAAGCAGATATTCCCCGACCACCACTGGCCAGGTAGAGACAGATGGCTCTGCTGGTTCCTCACAAGGGGCTCCTTCGCAGGCAGGGCAGGTGTCCTCCCCTGCCCCAGCCATTTCGTAGAGGGCATTTGATATAGCTACGGGATAACAGGGAGAGCACCCCAGACAGCCATGAGTGACGTGGATTCGCGCCGCGAGGTCTGCTGCCTTTTCCTCCCAGGAAGTACCCCTGGAAGCTTCCTGGAGCTCCTTGATCGTGTCCAGCAGGCAAGAACACTGGCTGCACTTAGGGATGCGGTATATGCCTGATAGTCTCCTGAATAGCTTGCCCAGGTCCTGTCCCTTGTGTTCAGCCCTCGGCTTCACGCTATCCCCCTCACACTCGCCCCGCGCGCAGGCCATTGCTTATGGCCAGAAGCTCGGCACCCTCATGGGCAAGCACTGCCAGGGCGACTCCGATGAACCCCAGCACCGCTGAAGGTATTAACACCGCCAGCAACAGGAGGGAGAAGGCGATGTTCTGTCTGCTTACACCCTGTGCTTTCCTCCCTACTCTGATAGCATAGGCTACCTTGTCCAGGTCATCAGCCATGAGGGCAACATCCGCTGCTTCGATAGCCGCATCCGTCCCGATAGCGCCCATAGCTATACCTGCTGAAGAGGCTGCCAGGGCAGGGGCATCGTTTACCCCATCGCCTACCATGACCACCCGGCCAAAGCGCTTTTCCAGCTCCCTCACTACTCTGACCTTATCCTCAGGCTTTAGCTCCGCATAGACCTCATTGATGTCCAGCTCTGTGCCGATGGCTTCGGCTGTGCGACGGTTATCACCAGTGAGCATAACCAGCTTTACGATGCCCAGGCGGCGCAGGGCGGAGACGGCCTCAGCAGCACCCGGACGGGCCTCATCCTGTAAGCCAATAATGCCGGCTGGACAATCCTGAGGGCCCACCAAAACCACTGTCCTTCCCTCCGTTTGAAGCCGATCCACTGTGGCCGAGATGCTGGCATCGACCAGGCAGGCCTTTCCAAACAGAGCTGGGCTACCAACATAAAGCTCCTGGCCATCTACCTTCGCCCGAGCCCCAGCCCCGGTGAGCGCCTCAGAGCGCTGCGCCTCCTTCAGTTTCAGCTTTCGCACCTGCGCCTGCTCCACAATGGCTCTGGCCAGAGGGTGCTCGGAAAAACGCTCTACACTGGCAGCCATAGTCAGGACCTCTTCCGGGGAGGCCTGGTTGAAGGCTAGAACATCGGTGACCTGGGGCTTCCCCAGGGTTAGTGTACCCGTCTTATCGAAGGCCACCACCCTGGCCGTGCCCAGGGCTTCCAGGTACTGTCCCCCTTTAATGAGGACGCCGCTCCGGCCTGCCCGACCAATGGCCGCTGCCACCGCCACAGGTGTAGACATTACCAGGGCACAGGGAGCCGCTGCCACCAGCAGCACCACGGCCCTGATAGCCCACACCTGGAACTCGGCACCAAAAAGGGGCGGCAGGGCAAGAAGCAGAACTGCCCCGCCCAGGACGGCAGGGCTATATCTACGTCCGAAGCGCTCAATGAAGAGCTGCGCCCGGCTCTTTTGCTCCTGTGCCTCCTCCACCAGGTGGATAATCCTGGACAGGGTGTTATCCTCAAAGCTTCTGGTCGCCTTCACCTTCAGGGCACCCTGCTTGTTAATAGACCCGGCGAAGACCTGACTACCAACCGCTTTTTCCACAGGTATGGACTCACCCGTTACCGGGGATTCATCCACCGAGGAAGTCCCTTCCAGCACGAGGCCATCAGTGGCTAAGGATTCCCCAGGCCTTACCAGGAAAACGTCCCCCGGCGCCAGCTCCTGGGCAGGCACAACTATTTCCTGACCATTGCGGAGGGCCACTGCTTCTTTGGGTGCCAGATCCATAAGGGCGCGGATGGCGGACCTCGTTCTATGGTAGGTATAGTGCTCTACACCCTCAGCGGCAGCGTATAGAAAGACCAGAAAGGCAGCTTCATCCCACTCACCCAGGATGACCGCACCCACCGTAGCCGCTGCCATCAGTATCTCAATGCCGACTTCCCGTTCCTTGACCAGCTCTTCCAGCCCTTCGCGGCCCCAGTAGTAAGCACCCACAGCGATGGCCACTGCGTACAAGCTGCGCTCCGCCCAAACAGGGATCAGGCCCAGATGGCCCAGGCCGAAACCTGCCGCCAGAAGGATGCCAGCTATCAGGGCATTGCGCAGGTTGGGGTAGCGCCACCAGGGGCCCCCCAGATACTTCCTCTCCTGTTCTTTTTCCTTGTATTCCCGTTCTTTCTCAGACACCGCTTTTTTCCTCCTGTGGCGTGGGCTCGCCGTAGCGCGTACAGGCATAGACCCTCTCCGCCACCCGCGAAAGCACTTCCTCAGCGGCTCTTAGGAGAAGCGAGACCTCCGGGTCGGCTAACTGGTAATAGATAAAGCGGCCGTCCCTGCGGCAGGTCACCAGGCCGCACTCTTTGAGGCAGGCAAGGTGTCCAGAACAGTTTGACTGGGAGAGGCCGGTCTTCCCCATTATTTCTCTCACACTTTTCTCGCCTTCCAGCAGGGTCTCCAGGATACTGAGCCGGGCCGGGTCGGCAAAACCGCGAAAGAGCTTAGCTTTAAGAGAAACAGCTTGGCGAGTTTCTAACACTGACAGCCTCCGTATCATTTCGTCATATCGCTAACTGGTGATATATTACCATGCAGCTTTATCGTCTGTCAACTGGAGGCAGGCAAAGGTAGTGTATCCTTTATTCAGGCTTTTCCTTAAAGAAGCCGGTCATCTCTCTTGTGTTAACCTCTCAGTCTAACTTCTTTAGTTTACCACAGCCTTAAGCCAGTCTTCCTTCGCCATTCTAGCATTTTCCTTAGCCAGCCAGATCCTTAAGAAGTTAGCCGCTCCCATAACCGACTTGAAGCCGTCCATCGGTCTAGTCCGTCTCCGCTACTCCTTTA comes from the Chloroflexota bacterium genome and includes:
- the cadA gene encoding cadmium-translocating P-type ATPase, whose amino-acid sequence is MSEKEREYKEKEQERKYLGGPWWRYPNLRNALIAGILLAAGFGLGHLGLIPVWAERSLYAVAIAVGAYYWGREGLEELVKEREVGIEILMAAATVGAVILGEWDEAAFLVFLYAAAEGVEHYTYHRTRSAIRALMDLAPKEAVALRNGQEIVVPAQELAPGDVFLVRPGESLATDGLVLEGTSSVDESPVTGESIPVEKAVGSQVFAGSINKQGALKVKATRSFEDNTLSRIIHLVEEAQEQKSRAQLFIERFGRRYSPAVLGGAVLLLALPPLFGAEFQVWAIRAVVLLVAAAPCALVMSTPVAVAAAIGRAGRSGVLIKGGQYLEALGTARVVAFDKTGTLTLGKPQVTDVLAFNQASPEEVLTMAASVERFSEHPLARAIVEQAQVRKLKLKEAQRSEALTGAGARAKVDGQELYVGSPALFGKACLVDASISATVDRLQTEGRTVVLVGPQDCPAGIIGLQDEARPGAAEAVSALRRLGIVKLVMLTGDNRRTAEAIGTELDINEVYAELKPEDKVRVVRELEKRFGRVVMVGDGVNDAPALAASSAGIAMGAIGTDAAIEAADVALMADDLDKVAYAIRVGRKAQGVSRQNIAFSLLLLAVLIPSAVLGFIGVALAVLAHEGAELLAISNGLRAGRV
- a CDS encoding fumarylacetoacetate hydrolase family protein; translated protein: MKIVRFVSRGSSVYGVLEGSVILGLEGDILGQFQRGEPIGQVDEVTVLAPCQPSKVIAVGLNYRDHAEEMRVPLPSEPIIFLKPSTAVIGPEEAVVLPRMATQVDYEGELAVVIGRRAKNISVKEAQDYILGFTCGNDVTARDLQKKDGQWTRAKSFDTFCPLGPYLVTDIDVSNLPLQVRVNGQIRQSSTTANLVFRVDELVSFISQVMTLLPGDVILSGTPAGVGALHPGDTVEVEIGGIGLLRNHVVMGQ
- a CDS encoding DNA adenine methylase — encoded protein: MERFRRFLYLRKASYGSRGVNFMEDKKERVISLDSFERWRERLKGVHLHTGPYEELLDKHDSQDSFFYLDPPYPGHWQGEEHGFTPEQWDRLIDRLKRLKGKFILSLFRDMVETLPSGWHTRRVKTRRALGQDNVGRVLHHYEYLAANFPIDTSGKNEEAEEALARIGHQPFGSQAGKTRLASRIVKMIPPHETYVEPFAGGAAVFWAKEPAEKEVLNDKDPEIAFAYRFIKGLTEEQLQRLRRYDWRRTKPLFQKLKESKPSDDVERFRKFYYLAKASFGESRQTFGNEGADIDVDKLPAASERLKNVTILSQDFEPVVQRFDSADTFFYLDPPYPGRSFKGEFQFGLEDLERLVHVLKDVKGRFILSLGAEHRKYLPVSWWTKRVLVRRMLWLPQTDKRLSPNYELLAANFTPSRESLEALEAEADGAPDEEMVKFPETTDFMVVPDFISLVGSAVTGEAPEDLDILVRSAVRSESLEVAIRKQLDPEKQGYLHFIYEPAGPHDDYVPLWDLVALKKPEIEVVEVGLSKGLAPGKPFTPLKTAGGYGELEFSVDAADKLWETWGQGYADVGLVV
- a CDS encoding DUF4346 domain-containing protein, which encodes MKPRAEHKGQDLGKLFRRLSGIYRIPKCSQCSCLLDTIKELQEASRGTSWEEKAADLAARIHVTHGCLGCSPCYPVAISNALYEMAGAGEDTCPACEGAPCEEPAEPSVSTWPVVVGEYLLGSPAAPVAVTTLGSTELPDLIIKAAPETSLAIVGKTETENIGIEKIVLNLVSNPHIRFLVLCGGDAQGHFPGQTLLALLRNGMDEGHRVLGTPAHRPVLRNVTEAQVERLTAQITPVDLIGCTDTSAIVREIERCVSENPGSLAEAAAVEKVAHIRAQPARKLSLDKVGFFIVYVDRARDIIILEHYQMGGKLNLVLEGNDAASLYSTAIEHGLVGQLDHAAYLGKELARAELSLKLGFKYVQDRAPGE
- a CDS encoding HD domain-containing protein, with protein sequence MRASPNCKEVITLTEGRSEDKLVTLDDVKQNHQVQVFLKQADEQLGAIGYTEHGHRHAGLVASIARNVLLRLDYPPRSAELAAISGYLHDIGNVISRFEHGHAGGMIAMDVLSRMGVSAEEIALIIGAIGNHEEETGDPVSEVSAALIIADKSDVHRTRVRNLNPTAFDIHDRVNYASERSFVRVDDETKRVALELTIDVQIAAIMEYFEIFLSRMLFIKKAVAFLNCEFELIINKSRIL
- a CDS encoding metalloregulator ArsR/SmtB family transcription factor, whose translation is MIRRLSVLETRQAVSLKAKLFRGFADPARLSILETLLEGEKSVREIMGKTGLSQSNCSGHLACLKECGLVTCRRDGRFIYYQLADPEVSLLLRAAEEVLSRVAERVYACTRYGEPTPQEEKSGV